The following proteins are encoded in a genomic region of Eriocheir sinensis breed Jianghai 21 chromosome 55, ASM2467909v1, whole genome shotgun sequence:
- the LOC126984034 gene encoding uncharacterized protein LOC126984034 → MPSAAVSAAASATQHLNHSLRSLGFDLTNIFGNFDLHTVSLLGLLLLAAVLLLDVFSKGSNRPSYFPNTTTYGSYGRNGLASSGSSHLESTARTSRGLETMTQVLESLTNAAKRYEGQDAAEEQPVAKEQHLK, encoded by the exons ATGCCTTCTGCAGCAGTcagcgccgccgcctccgccacgcAGCACCTGAACCACAGCCTGCGCAGTCTCGGCTTCGACCTCACCAACATCTTCGGGAACTTCGACCTGCACACCGTGAGTCTgctggggctgctgctgctggcggccGTCCTGCTCCTCGATGTCTTCAGCAAAGGGAGTAATCGGCCCAGCTATtttcccaacaccaccacctatgGGTCTTACGGGCGCAATGGGCTGGCCTCCTCGGGGTCTTCACACCTGGAATCTACCGCCCGCACCAG CCGCGGCCTGGAGACCATGACGCAGGTTCTCGAGTCTCTGACCAACGCTGCCAAACGCTACGAGGGCCAGGACGCCGCCGAGGAGCAGCCCGTGGCCAAGGAACAGCACCTCAAGTAG
- the LOC126984033 gene encoding spindle assembly abnormal protein 6 homolog isoform X2 yields MESVNSGSSSSGDVLLEREVAVQVVEAGAAVSSATRRYLKLLVELRLKPSAPSKELLVRLTDEQDPFMLLSSVVREEDYHTLRQRQGLLVDFSAFPHKFVELVNSCIQEASKDSPRFLLVLRYSGDSGGGAASLEVTEVNIFKHLCHLALALTPASTQLKLTYLADCCKALKAKVTTKEREASETEHQLRQEVRQTHELLSKSSREVEQLRSELSLQVAASSEKQAQLINQEKDKILRVQSDADRKADRERRELEARLTQRIEHLQVKVSSLTSHNSDLSEKKHRAESNVRELRARLQSAEGDLERCRQELSHVKKQNARLEQDNHSKTNSIRELESRVSHVEGELRSRETSLGHTQQMMEALQQQKINLEATLEERQQKLLKRENSIQLIYTELQKSLEIIKKLQKRVKEEHMTSKVRGTALMEQDKVLAEKTSQLSQLSEQLQSSTSKLSQLTLERDQLQKQLQESNEKIQEQEKILHTNENVISWLNKQLNEAEVTGGITKRAPLTEAYFTSQRPATGNVKSLGSYFPSGSQPGLLLHSTPLSTTALSQPPGTGGSAGMMHSTLSSIRHLGNIPPIPEEISPRASQDSPVGAVKATNDKEKSDGLDPMYLEPTKPAAIGVHGLLRANAFKASAQDSDPKKARDNNPAGIAVVSGSRRGGSAGEARGRGRGRGGRGPSTQPSSYFPRT; encoded by the exons ATGGAGTCAGTaaacagcggcagcagcagcagcggggatGTCTTGCTGGAGCGGGAGGTGGCTGTGCAGGTGGTGGAGGCCGGGGCTGCTGTGTCCTCGGCCACCCGACGTTACCTCAAGCTGCTGGTGGAGCTACGTCTTAAACCCTCGGCCCCCTCAAAG GAGCTCCTCGTGCGGCTGACGGACGAGCAGGACCCCTTCATGCTGCTGTCCAGTGTGGTGCGGGAGGAGGACTACCACACCCTCAGGCAGCGGCAGGGGCTCCTCGTGGACTTCAGCGCCTTCCCCCATAAGTTTGTGGAGCTGGTGAACTCATGCATACAGGAGGCCAGTAAAGACTCTCCTCG ATTTTTACTTGTCCTACGCTACTCTGGAGACAGTGGAGGTGGGGCTGCCAGTCTGGAGGTGACAGAGGTGAACATCTTCAagcacctgtgtcacctggcgCTGGCACTCACACCTGCGTCCACCCAGCTCAAGCTCACGTACCTGGCAGACTGTTGTAAAGCACTGAAG GCTAAGGTgacaacaaaagaaagagaggcatCAGAAACTGAACATCAGCTGCGGCAGGAGGTGCGACAAACCCACGAGCTGCTGAGCAAGTCTTCCCGAGAGGTAGAGCAGCTGCGCTCTGAGCTCAGCCTCCAGGTGGCAGCATCCTCGGAGAAGCAGGCGCAGCTCATCAACCAGGAGAAGGACAAGATACTGAGG GTGCAGAGTGATGCAGACAGGAAGGCTGACCGGGAGCGGCGGGAGCTGGAGGCCAGACTGACCCAGCGCATTGAGCACCTGCAGGTAAAGGTCAGCTCACTCACCTCACACAACAGTGACCTCTCAGAGAAGAAACACAGAGCAGAGAGCAATGTGAG GGAGCTGCGAGCAAGGTTACAGAGTGCTGAAGGAGACCTGGAGAGGTGTCGGCAAGAACTCTCTCATGTCAAGAAACAGAATGCCCGCCTTGAGCAAGACAATCACTCTAAAACAAACTCAA TCCGTGAGCTTGAGTCTCGTGTATCACATGTTGAGGGTGAGCTGAGGAGCCGCGAGACAAGCCTGGGACACACGCAGCAGATGATGGAGGCCTTGCAGCAGCAGAAG ATAAACCTTGAGGCAACTTTAGAGGAACGTCAACAAAAGCTGCTGAAGCGAGAAAATTCCATCCAGCTTATATACACTGAGCTTCAGAAGAGTCTGGAGATCATTAAGAAGCTTCAGAAGAGGGTTAAAGAGGAACACATGACG AGCAAAGTCCGAGGCACAGCCCTGATGGAGCAGGACAAAGTGCTGGCAGAGAAGACCTCCCAGCTCTCCCAGCTGAGTGAGCAGCTGCAGTCATCAACCTCCAAGCTCTCTCAGCTCACTCTGGAGAGAGACCAGCTCCAGAAGCAGCTGCAAGAGTCCAATGAGAAAATACAAGAACAGGAGAAAATTCTGCACACTAATGAAAATG TAATATCGTGGCTGAACAAGCAGCTCAATGAGGCAGAGGTGACAGGAGGCATCACCAAGCGGGCGCCCCTCACCGAGGCCTACTTCACCTCCCAGCGGCCGGCCACAGGCAATGTCAAGTCCCTGGGCTCATACTTTCCTTCAGGGAGTCAGCCCGGCCTGCTGCTCCACTCCACGCCCCTGTCCACCACAGCACTCTCCCAGCCGCCAGGCACCGGGGGCTCGGCAGGCATGATGCATTCCACACTC AGCTCCATTCGTCACCTGGGGAACATTCCGCCCATACCTGAGGAGATCAGTCCCCGAGCCTCACAAGACTCACCCGTGGGGGCTGTCAAGGCCACCAATGATAAGGAAAA GAGTGACGGGTTGGATCCCATGTACTTGGAGCCAACAAAACCTGCAGCCATTGGGGTCCACGGCTTACTCAGAGCAAATGCCTTCAAAGCCTCTGCACAGGACTCGGACCCAAAGAAGGCCAGGGATAATAA TCCAGCCGGGATAGCAGTGGTGTCTGgatcaagaagaggaggcagtgcaggggaggcgagggggaggggCCGGGGACGGGGTGGCAGGGGGCCCAGCACTCAGCCATCAAGCTACTTTCCTCGGACTTGA
- the LOC126984033 gene encoding spindle assembly abnormal protein 6 homolog isoform X1, which produces MESVNSGSSSSGDVLLEREVAVQVVEAGAAVSSATRRYLKLLVELRLKPSAPSKELLVRLTDEQDPFMLLSSVVREEDYHTLRQRQGLLVDFSAFPHKFVELVNSCIQEASKDSPRFLLVLRYSGDSGGGAASLEVTEVNIFKHLCHLALALTPASTQLKLTYLADCCKALKAKVTTKEREASETEHQLRQEVRQTHELLSKSSREVEQLRSELSLQVAASSEKQAQLINQEKDKILRVQSDADRKADRERRELEARLTQRIEHLQVKVSSLTSHNSDLSEKKHRAESNVRELRARLQSAEGDLERCRQELSHVKKQNARLEQDNHSKTNSIRELESRVSHVEGELRSRETSLGHTQQMMEALQQQKINLEATLEERQQKLLKRENSIQLIYTELQKSLEIIKKLQKRVKEEHMTSKVRGTALMEQDKVLAEKTSQLSQLSEQLQSSTSKLSQLTLERDQLQKQLQESNEKIQEQEKILHTNENVISWLNKQLNEAEVTGGITKRAPLTEAYFTSQRPATGNVKSLGSYFPSGSQPGLLLHSTPLSTTALSQPPGTGGSAGMMHSTLSSIRHLGNIPPIPEEISPRASQDSPVGAVKATNDKENFRSDGLDPMYLEPTKPAAIGVHGLLRANAFKASAQDSDPKKARDNNPAGIAVVSGSRRGGSAGEARGRGRGRGGRGPSTQPSSYFPRT; this is translated from the exons ATGGAGTCAGTaaacagcggcagcagcagcagcggggatGTCTTGCTGGAGCGGGAGGTGGCTGTGCAGGTGGTGGAGGCCGGGGCTGCTGTGTCCTCGGCCACCCGACGTTACCTCAAGCTGCTGGTGGAGCTACGTCTTAAACCCTCGGCCCCCTCAAAG GAGCTCCTCGTGCGGCTGACGGACGAGCAGGACCCCTTCATGCTGCTGTCCAGTGTGGTGCGGGAGGAGGACTACCACACCCTCAGGCAGCGGCAGGGGCTCCTCGTGGACTTCAGCGCCTTCCCCCATAAGTTTGTGGAGCTGGTGAACTCATGCATACAGGAGGCCAGTAAAGACTCTCCTCG ATTTTTACTTGTCCTACGCTACTCTGGAGACAGTGGAGGTGGGGCTGCCAGTCTGGAGGTGACAGAGGTGAACATCTTCAagcacctgtgtcacctggcgCTGGCACTCACACCTGCGTCCACCCAGCTCAAGCTCACGTACCTGGCAGACTGTTGTAAAGCACTGAAG GCTAAGGTgacaacaaaagaaagagaggcatCAGAAACTGAACATCAGCTGCGGCAGGAGGTGCGACAAACCCACGAGCTGCTGAGCAAGTCTTCCCGAGAGGTAGAGCAGCTGCGCTCTGAGCTCAGCCTCCAGGTGGCAGCATCCTCGGAGAAGCAGGCGCAGCTCATCAACCAGGAGAAGGACAAGATACTGAGG GTGCAGAGTGATGCAGACAGGAAGGCTGACCGGGAGCGGCGGGAGCTGGAGGCCAGACTGACCCAGCGCATTGAGCACCTGCAGGTAAAGGTCAGCTCACTCACCTCACACAACAGTGACCTCTCAGAGAAGAAACACAGAGCAGAGAGCAATGTGAG GGAGCTGCGAGCAAGGTTACAGAGTGCTGAAGGAGACCTGGAGAGGTGTCGGCAAGAACTCTCTCATGTCAAGAAACAGAATGCCCGCCTTGAGCAAGACAATCACTCTAAAACAAACTCAA TCCGTGAGCTTGAGTCTCGTGTATCACATGTTGAGGGTGAGCTGAGGAGCCGCGAGACAAGCCTGGGACACACGCAGCAGATGATGGAGGCCTTGCAGCAGCAGAAG ATAAACCTTGAGGCAACTTTAGAGGAACGTCAACAAAAGCTGCTGAAGCGAGAAAATTCCATCCAGCTTATATACACTGAGCTTCAGAAGAGTCTGGAGATCATTAAGAAGCTTCAGAAGAGGGTTAAAGAGGAACACATGACG AGCAAAGTCCGAGGCACAGCCCTGATGGAGCAGGACAAAGTGCTGGCAGAGAAGACCTCCCAGCTCTCCCAGCTGAGTGAGCAGCTGCAGTCATCAACCTCCAAGCTCTCTCAGCTCACTCTGGAGAGAGACCAGCTCCAGAAGCAGCTGCAAGAGTCCAATGAGAAAATACAAGAACAGGAGAAAATTCTGCACACTAATGAAAATG TAATATCGTGGCTGAACAAGCAGCTCAATGAGGCAGAGGTGACAGGAGGCATCACCAAGCGGGCGCCCCTCACCGAGGCCTACTTCACCTCCCAGCGGCCGGCCACAGGCAATGTCAAGTCCCTGGGCTCATACTTTCCTTCAGGGAGTCAGCCCGGCCTGCTGCTCCACTCCACGCCCCTGTCCACCACAGCACTCTCCCAGCCGCCAGGCACCGGGGGCTCGGCAGGCATGATGCATTCCACACTC AGCTCCATTCGTCACCTGGGGAACATTCCGCCCATACCTGAGGAGATCAGTCCCCGAGCCTCACAAGACTCACCCGTGGGGGCTGTCAAGGCCACCAATGATAAGGAAAA TTTCAGGAGTGACGGGTTGGATCCCATGTACTTGGAGCCAACAAAACCTGCAGCCATTGGGGTCCACGGCTTACTCAGAGCAAATGCCTTCAAAGCCTCTGCACAGGACTCGGACCCAAAGAAGGCCAGGGATAATAA TCCAGCCGGGATAGCAGTGGTGTCTGgatcaagaagaggaggcagtgcaggggaggcgagggggaggggCCGGGGACGGGGTGGCAGGGGGCCCAGCACTCAGCCATCAAGCTACTTTCCTCGGACTTGA
- the LOC126984036 gene encoding medium-chain specific acyl-CoA dehydrogenase, mitochondrial-like, with the protein MAALRQLMCRAVAARPALRHFSAEPSVAAAGAQSGGVCFDLTQEQKEIQQLARKFSREQVLPKAAEYDKNMEYPWDLIKAGWELGLMNPHIPAEFGGMALGTFEGCIITEEIAYACTGIQTAMEANNLGQMPVIIAGNEEQKKKYLGRMTEEPLTCGYGVTEPGAGSDVAAIKTRAEKKGDEYVLNGQKMWITNGGVANWYFVLARTSSDPKTPASKAFTGFIVDADSPGLTKGRKELNMGQRCSSTAGFSMMDVVVPKENVLMGEGAGFKIAMGAFDRTRPPVAAGAVGLSQRALDEATKYALERRTFGTEIINHQAVAFMLAEMAMETELGRLAWMKAAWEVDQGRRNTYYASIAKGFAGDAANRAASNAVQVFGGNGFNTEYPVEKLMRDAKIYQIYEGTAQIQRLIIAREHLARCKMGLV; encoded by the exons ATGGCAGCTCTTCGTCAG CTAATGTGTCGTGCGGTGGCGGCGCGCCCTGCGCTGCGCCACTTCAGCGCTGAGCCCTCCGTGGCAGCTGCAGGAGCACAGAGTGGTGGGGTTTGTTTTG ACCTGACACAGGAGCAGAAGGAGATCCAGCAGCTGGCCCGCAAGTTTTCCCGAGAGCAGGTCCTGCCCAAGGCTGCGGAGTACGACAAGAACATGGAGTACCCGTGGGACCTGATCAAGGCG GGCTGGGAGCTGGGCCTCATGAACCCACACATCCCTGCAGAGTTTGGGGGCATGGCTTTGGGCACATTTGAAGGCTGCATCATCACAGAAGAGATTGCCTATGCCTGCACAGGAATTCAGACAGCGATGGAAGCAAACAACCTTGGG CAAATGCCGGTGATCATTGCCGGCAACGAGGAGCAGAAAAAGAAGTACCTCGGCCGCATGACGGAGGAGCCTTTGACATGC GGCTATGGTGTGACTGAGCCCGGGGCAGGCTCGGATGTGGCCGCCATCAAGACCAGGGCGGAGAAGAAAGGCGACGAGTATGTGCTGAATGGCCAGAAGATGTGGATCACCAACGGGGGCGTGGCTAACTGGTACTTCGTCCTGGCACGCACCAG CTCAGATCCCAAGACACCAGCCTCCAAGGCTTTCACGGGCTTCATCGTTGATGCTGACAGCCCCGGCCTGACCAAGGGGCGGAAGGAGTTGAACATGGGCCAGCGCTGCTCCAGCACTGCCGGCTTCTCCATGATGGACGTGGTGGTGCCCAAGGAAAATGTCCTCATGG GTGAAGGTGCCGGCTTCAAGATTGCCATGGGTGCCTTTGACAGAACGCGCCCCCCAGTGGCTGCAGGAGCTGTGGGCCTCAGTCAGCGAGCTCTAGACGAAGCCACAAAATATGCCCTAGAAAGAAGGACTTTTGGCACTGAAATTATTAACCACCAG GCTGTGGCTTTCATGCTGGCTGAGATGGCGATGGAGACTGAACTGGGCCGCCTGGCGTGGATGAAGGCTGCCTGGGAGGTGGACCAGGGCCGCCGCAACACCTATTATGCCTCCATAGCCAAGGGCTTTGCTGGAGATGCTGCCAACAGAGCTGCCTCAAATGCCGTCCAG gtgtttggaggcaatGGTTTCAACACTGAGTACCCCGTCGAGAAGCTGATGCGTGATGCCAAGATTTACCAGATTTATGAAGGAACTGCCCAGATCCAGCGCCTCATCATTGCCCGGGAGCACCTGGCCCGCTGCAAGATGGGGCTCGTCTAA